Proteins co-encoded in one Macrobrachium rosenbergii isolate ZJJX-2024 chromosome 54, ASM4041242v1, whole genome shotgun sequence genomic window:
- the LOC136834604 gene encoding coiled-coil domain-containing protein 8 homolog, with the protein MRAELPNQLRAELSNQLRTELPNQLRVELSNQLRAELPNQLRAELANQLRAELANQLRAELPNQRRPELPTQLTAELPNQLRAELSNQMRAALPNQLRAELPNQLRAELSNQLRAELSYQMRAELPNQLRAELSNQLRAELPNQLKAELPNQLRAELSNQMRAESPNPLRAELSN; encoded by the coding sequence ATGAGAGCTGAATTACCTAATCAACTGAGAGCTGAATTATCTAATCAACTGAGAACTGAATTACCTAATCAACTGAGAGTTGAATTATCTAATCAACTGAGAGCTGAATTACCTAATCAATTGAGAGCTGAATTAGCTAATCAACTGAGAGCTGAATTAGCTAATCAACTGAGAGCTGAATTACCTAATCAACGAAGACCTGAATTACCTACTCAACTGACAGCTGAATTGCCTAACCAACTGAGAGCTGAATTATCTAATCAAATGAGAGCTGCATTACCTAACCAATTGAGAGCTGAATTACCTAATCAACTGAGAGCTGAATTATCTAATCAACTGAGAGCTGAATTATCTTATCAAATGAGAGCTGAATTACCTAATCAACTGAGAGCTGAATTATCTAATCAACTGAGAGCTGAATTACCTAATCAACTGAAAGCTGAATTACCTAACCAATTGAGAGCTGAATTATCTAATCAAATGAGAGCTGAATCACCTAACCCATTGAGAGCTGAACTGTCTAATTAA